AGGAATGTTTCTGTTAGTCGCGGTTAAAAATTCATGGGCCTATTGGGCTTTCTATGTGTTTCTctaattataaaagtttacatttacatttatcttcTAATTATTTGGGTAAACGTTCTCACACCCAAGAGGCCAAGACCAGGCGTGGGCACGGATCAGAtatccgggtttttgaaggtatttgtgatttgcttcgtatGTTACGCATATCTAATTTttgtatttgctttgcttcggagaaatacggatattcgaaaaaacggatatccgaaaaataattagatatttgcgaatacttacggatatctcatatgttttgattaatacaaataatcataaaattttgatGCAGATTTGTTttgtatgatatattttttacgtgatatataagttaaaaattaaaaaaattaataaatctacatattttgtaaaaaatttaaacttagttaacaattataacaacacaaaacttaagaaaaaaatataattatcataaaatatttttttccttttatgtactacttttatataagtaataatgtaaataaaatctgtcaaatcatatgtcagaataataattatataattttatatatataggactttaaatataatcaagatatacaTGTACTTATATATTGCCGtatcggatcggatatccgcttttcaaaattttaatatttgtgatttgcttcgtttttgacggatattgaattttagtatttgcttcgatttgtAAAATTACGGATACCTggatttttcggatcggatcgaagcgaataacgaatcgaatcaaaatttacggatattttgcccaccTGGCCAAAACGAATGGAGAGAATAATAATTCAAAAGTCTAaaagtttcaatattttttaattctataAAGGTGAATTTATAATAATTCGATAGTAGTTACCTCGAAAGAGCAACGAATTTAACCGTACGacgaaagaaagataaaaactGAAGATTGACAGGATCGCCACGTGGGCGGAAACTTCTACCAACCATCCATTTTTTCccaacaaataaatatttgttttaattaaactttttaattatcccaaaccaaaccatataTAATAGGATTAGCGTGCTTGACTAAGAAAAGTGATTATTCTCTTAATGATTTgatagcaacaaaaaaaaacacaacagaGAAGAAAGTGAAATTGCTTTCAAGCAAAAAGGAGGAGCCAACTTTATAAGGCGAACACTGCAGGAGGGAGGATTCAATCCGCCATTGAAGCTCCTTCACTCTCCCAAATACGTTCTCTGATTCGTTCATTTCCGTTTGCTCATTCATCTCCTCCCTCAAGTGAAAAGGTATAACACTTTTCTCTATTCACATCTTCCTCGAGGTCGAATGTCGGTAGATTCAGCCTCGAACATACATCTTGTGGCTCAGTCTTGTAATCTGATTAGATTAACCGGAACGGTCGTAGTTTGGTCTAAATCTGGGGTTAGAGTTAAAGAGTATCGCAGCAAAGTTTGGACTTTATCTTAATCTAGAAGAAGTCACTTATTGTTTTGCCTAAGTCTTATGAGGAAACTTACGTGGCGTGTTTGAATCTCTCCTTTCTTTATAAAGAAACACCACCAACcttcgaattttttttaactattcgTAAGCGGTGATATCACGAATTAGGTATCTGCATCCATCTGCAACCTCCCCCAAGTCTGCATTTTCCTCTTGATTTTTCATGAATATAATGCCAAATCTTATGTTTTTGTAGGTTACTAGGGATTTGATGGGGACAGGGAACTCAAAGGAGAACTGGAGACAGGAgtcttcatcatcatcgtttAGGTCAGCTTCAGGTTCATCAGAATCACCGTCTTCATCTTCATGGGCTTCTCATCAAAGCTATCCTCAGTACGGTCCAGAAAGCTATACCTATCCTCCTACACCTTCTTATGCTCCTCCTCCCGAGTATGCGCAGCCTCCTACACCTTCGTATAGCACTCAGCCTTATTCTCAGCCGCCTTCTCATAGTTATGGCAATGATAAGAAGAGGTTGGAGCGGAAGTACTCTAAAATCGCTGATGAGTACTCCTCTTTGGAGCAGGTGAGATGAATCTTGATGATTAGATTCTTGTGTGTTTtgacagaagaaaaaaaaaaaagaaagcttcACGTCATTGTTATGTTTCATTTAGGTGACGGAGGCTCTAGCACGTGCGGGTCTAGAATCTTCAAATCTCATTGTTGGTATTGATTTCACTAAGAGCAATGAGTGGACAGGTCGGTGAGATTTCAAGATTCTGTCTTTTTGTTGTGATGCATCAAATGATTAAGCACTTTTTTCTATTGTTATTTGTTGTTGGTAACAGGGGCTAGGTCCTTCAATAGGAAGAGCTTACATTTCATAGGCAATAACCCCAACCCTTATGAACAAGCCATAACTATCATAGGAAGAACCTTAGCTGCCTTTGACGAGGACAACTTGATTCCGTGTTACGGTTTTGGAGACGCgtcaacacatgatcaagatgtgTTTAGTTTCAATCCGGAGGATAGGTTCTGTAATGGGTTTGAGGAAGTGCTTGGTCGGTATAAAGAGATCGTGCCTCAGCTTAAGCTCGCGGGGCCGACCTCGTTTGCTCCCATCATCGATATGGCCATAACCATTGTTGAGCAGAGTGGTGGACAGTATCACGTCTTAGTGATAATAGCAGATGGGCAGGTACGAACAGTACTGTGTGTGATCCTCTGTTTTTGTCTCAAGAGAAGAAAGCCTTTGCTTACTGACTATTTCAGGTTACAAGAAGCGTTGACACTGAAAATGGACAGTTAAGTCCGCAAGAACAGAAGACTGTGGAGGCTATTGTGCAAGCGAGGTTTGATCTTTTCACTTTGTTCTGCATTGAAGTTATCTCTCTTTGTTAGCTGATTATATTGTCTAATGGCAGTAAGCTTCCTCTATCAATAGTCTTAGTGGGGGTTGGGGATGGACCATGGGATATGATGAGAGAGTTTGACGATAATATTCCATCCAGAGCTTTTGATAACTTCCAAGTAAAGTTATTTATAAGCtaaaaaacatcaaaaagaTCAAAGTTATTTTCAGTTTCTTGATATGATTTTCTGTTTCTAGTTTGTCAACTTCACAGAGATCATGTCAAAGAACAAGGCTCAGTCCTTGAAGGAAACAGAGTTTGCCCTCTCTTCTCTCATGGAGATTCCTCAACAATACAAGGCCACATTAGAGCTTAACCTTTTAGGGTAAATCCCCAAAACATAATCTTTATGGATTCAATCTTTACCCCCCAAAGTTACtcaacttttttcttttcttctgcagAAGAAGAAATGGGAATATCCAGGAACGTTTCCCTCTTCCACCTCCAATGCATGGTGGATCGTCATCATACAACAACAAACCAAAAGCTAACCGTGTTCCAAGTTTCAAACCGAGCGTACCTCCTCATCCCACCGAAAGATCTATTCCTGCACCACCCGCTACCACCTCTGCTTTCGATAACCAGGTATACTTCTAAAAGACATTCCAAAATCTGTTTGAAACGTTGTTTTGAAACTTCATGTTCTTGATTTTATGTTAACAGCTATGTCCGATATGTCTGAGCAACCCTAAAGACATGGCCTTTGGTTGTGGCCATCAGGTAAACACTTTAACAACCTACTCCAATTTAATCTTTTATTCGTATTTTGTTTAACTCGATTGAAACATGGAACTAActtcgttttttttgtttgggatGATACAACAAGACTTGTTGCGAGTGTGGACCGGATCTTGAAATGTGTCCGATTTGCCGTGCACCGATCCAGACAAGAATAAAGCTCTACTAACTAGCAGGCGGCCAAGATCGACtacacttctctctctcttgttgtTAGTTTTGTTCGTTGATTCACTTTTCTAACTTGGATCTTTtgtcttctttctttccttctttGCTTGGAATTAAAATGTTGCTATCAATGCGTGAATCCTTGCtccattttcttctcttttgatgattttttttttatttttttggacaactATAAGCTACACTAAGATTTTGCAAACCCAGCCTATAAATAATCGAGAACTATACTCTATACAAAGACTTGGGCTACGatataaacaaaaagatataatcAAAGAGATGTTGTGTTTTGTAGTTCTGTCAAAACATTAACAAAATGTAAGACATACAGTATTTATCTTGGCTGCTGCCAATATATTGGGTATTAATTTAGGCTTAGCTCAACAGTACAATAATTCTTGAGGATGAAAAGCCTAAAATGTGTTTTTGAGGctctaattattattttctgaatacaaacaaacaaacgtCACAACCGAAAATCTCAGTTGCTGATATTAGTATATTCAATAAATAGTTTGTGTcaacaattaaaaataagaggattgtttgtgtgttttctttagaatctatttttaatcatattattttaatataatttataaaaatagattacAATGTTCATTTCTCCTCTCATATCCATCAATTTTCCCTAATTTTTCTCATCTTCGAAAACATTTAAATTGACTTCTCCCTTGTCTTGTTCTTGCATCCTAGAGCTTTTGCagtaaaaaaaaagcaagataaataaaataaaaaatactgcTCTAGCTTTTGGAATATATTCCTGTTTTAATCTCATCAAAAACCTATAAAATGGCACGTCAATTTGTCATATTGGCCCTATTGGCTTTGACCGTGGCCACCGTTTTCGCTGCAGACGCTCCCTCAGCCTCTCCCAAAAAATCTCCATCACCAACCACTGCCCCAACCAAGGCTCCCGCCGCCCCAACCAAAGCTCCGGCCGCTGCACCTAAGTCAACCTCAGCCTCTTCTCCTAAAGCATCTTCCCCTGCTGCGGAAGGACCTGCTGCTGAAGGACCTGCTGCCGAAGATGACTACTCCGCGGCTGGCCCCAGTGATGCTAGTGAGGCGCCTGACGTCTCCTCTCCACCGGCTCCTACACCCGATAGCACATCAGCAGATGGACCAAGTGAGGCAGAGGCACCAAGTAGCAGCGCCGTGGCCACCGTCAGGCTCTCTGTTGCCGGCACTATCATCACCGCCGTCAGcttcctctttttttctctctaagTTAAAGCAGTCCACATTTTGCCAGACAATTATTTTTTGAGATGAGGTCGTAAATGTATCTTATAATATACGTTTATAAATCGAGGTTACCTGGAGTTAATATAAACTCAAGTATATcaatatgaaattttgtttaaCTCAAATGTTATGGAAAGGCGTATGATTTTTGTGCCCTGGTGGGGTCTTCTGTCGCCTAACTATTATATACATTGATATTTTAATACAGAAGAAAAAGTGTTAAAAAGACAATTAGTTAACGTAGGTAGGACCCTTGAAATTGCTCTTTTTACACGTATGTTTCGCTCTGATTGGTTCCCCTTCCTCTCTCTGATATGCTTTATTGTTTCCTCTTCAGCATTTTCTTTTTGCCAACGTCAAGATGAAGATGAACGCAAGTTTAAAAGATCGTTCCCGTTTACGAAATGTATTTGTTGGTAGAGATGGGCAAAATATCCATAAAATTATTCGATCTGTTATTAGACACAAGAAAAATATCTAGCCTTCTTATAAATCCGTGAACTTCATAAATGCTGTGGTATctaaaaagcaaaaacaaaatgttGAAAAAAACTTGGGAGTTACTTAATCAAAAGTCAGTCAACTCAACATTACTCCCTCCCTGACCACCTTTCTCCAATGACTCTTCGACACGCGTCGAAGTTCTATCACGGTCAGCTTTCTTTTCCCCTTCACCTACATACTTTTCTAATTAGAAAGTAGAGAAAGGAGTGAGAAAATAATTAGAGAGAGTGTGTGACCGGAGATGTGTGACAAACTCAGTCCTCTCGGCGAAGAAAAACAGAGTAGGAGAACATCAAAGAGGATCAAGAAGAGGAAACACATGGGATCAACTTCCATAAACAAGTCTCCTTCAAATCTTGAAATGACTCCTAAGTTCAGAAGGAACACGAAAAAGCTCAAACTTCTCAGTCTCGAGCTCGAAATCACGAAGAGCAGGAAGAAGAGCCAAAAAACAACCCCGTCGAAACAGAGCAAAGCGGAAGGAGCTGACACGACGCCGTttaaggagaagaagagagtggaGAGTCCTGTGGGAggagagaaaaaagaagagCAGTACGACACCGTTGCAGGTTACCTCTTTAACTCCGACACCAACAGCAAAATCTCTTCGATCCACGATCTCCtcccttcctcttcttcttcttcttcttcgctttTAAGGACTGCATTGAAGAAAGGAGCGAGCGAGGAGGAAGAGACGACGGAGAAGGAGCGGTGGGTGAGTTATTCTGGTTGTGGATGAGGTGATGAGTCGGACTCGGAGCGGGGGGACTCCACGGTGTTGCGGCGGAGATGGAAACGAGGGACGGTCTTCGCTTGCTCTGAAGCTTGATTATGAGCAGATCATGGAAGCTTGGTCGCATAAAAATAATGTTTGTGTCGACCGAGAACCGCCGCAGACGGTGCCGGACTTGCATGCCTCCGCTGACGTAAGTAAAATATCtctttttggttattttttataTCGTGATCAATGCTTAAAGTAACTAACTAATTACCGGTGAAATATTAAATAGACCACGGGTACTTTCTTCAAACTGTAATAATGATAAACCTAAAATTCTATTACTAGGGTTGAAAAGTTGTCCTAATATTATCGCGTTGactataaacaaataaaaataacgGCAGATAAATTATCTTTCTAAGACTAAAATATCTGTTTTCTTatcgttgtttttttttttgaaacttaggTTTAAAGATTTGATGCTAGgcaaatgtgttttttttgggTGGTTTAGGTGTTTACCGGCGGCGGTCGAGAGGCATTGAGTTTGTTGACGGTGCCAGAGATGGAGACAACGGAAAGGTTATGGAGAGGCCATAGAGAAGCCAGTTTGCTCCGGTATAAAGAGAAACGGCAAAACCGCCTTTTCTCTAAGCGGATTCGTTACCAAGTTCGTAAGCTCAACGCTGAGAAACGTCCTCGCATTAAAGTAAGCTCACCTACTTTTCTTTTCAACAATTTACACACGTACAGTGCTGATAGTCTGTATTTAAATTTGGGTTACGAACGCGATGGATGTAGTAATACAAACTATTAGGCTACAAGTAATCGACTGAACTGGCTGTAGTAACTTCATGTTCTAATTATGGTTTTGGTTCATCTCTTTTCAGGGCCGGTTTGTGAAGAGAGATGATTTATAGACCACTAAAAACTGGTGGTTTAGACTTGCGGTCTGTGGACAACTGGACATACTACTAGTCTGTTCGAAATAACCAAGCGGCTGATgtttggtatatataatattagagACATTGGGGCCGAACCGGATTATACCGAGATATGAAAGGTGTTGGTCTGTATAGGGGTCTTTGACCAGCTTGGTTTTATGCAGAAGTTTCGGTTTGTTTGCCCGTTTTAGTTCTATTATTAAACTTAACTAATTTGTAACAAATCAtctgaacaaacaaaaataatgaaaGTGAATATTAACGATTAGAGATAATGGAGTTCATCATATTTCTTGTGTTGTCGTTTTCAGCATGTAACTACATACCtcattaaaagtataaaaacaTTGACAACTATATTACgacattttttttaaactatattacAACATGTAAACATTAATTTTACAACTTTGAAATAGAGTGACTACATGAGATTTATATAATCTGTATGCATCATGCATGACAATCCTATCAAGTAACTATTCTTGGCTGATCTTATACTTTACCAAGAAGTTAACACGCAACTAATTTAAGAAACTGGTTTAGCTGTTTATACGATTATAGTGGGACAAGAAGCGGAAATGTTGTTAAGATCAAGAAGCTTTTTCTCTCTGAATGCAGGATCTTCTAGTAACAACACTTTGTCTTTTTCTCCAACACCAACCATGTGTAGATATTCatcatcctctctctctttccctttGAATAGTAGACGTTGCTGTTTTGGTTCTAAACCGGTAAGCAGTGATAGCACCATCTTAAGTTCTCCTGAAAATCCATAAGTATAAGTTAGTTGTAACATCATGAATATTAGTATGatctataattttttcataagaaaacaaatctgacattctttctttttactttttgtgCACAATAA
This genomic stretch from Raphanus sativus cultivar WK10039 chromosome 3, ASM80110v3, whole genome shotgun sequence harbors:
- the LOC108844926 gene encoding classical arabinogalactan protein 6-like; translation: MARQFVILALLALTVATVFAADAPSASPKKSPSPTTAPTKAPAAPTKAPAAAPKSTSASSPKASSPAAEGPAAEGPAAEDDYSAAGPSDASEAPDVSSPPAPTPDSTSADGPSEAEAPSSSAVATVRLSVAGTIITAVSFLFFSL
- the LOC108844906 gene encoding E3 ubiquitin-protein ligase RGLG2; this encodes MGTGNSKENWRQESSSSSFRSASGSSESPSSSSWASHQSYPQYGPESYTYPPTPSYAPPPEYAQPPTPSYSTQPYSQPPSHSYGNDKKRLERKYSKIADEYSSLEQVTEALARAGLESSNLIVGIDFTKSNEWTGARSFNRKSLHFIGNNPNPYEQAITIIGRTLAAFDEDNLIPCYGFGDASTHDQDVFSFNPEDRFCNGFEEVLGRYKEIVPQLKLAGPTSFAPIIDMAITIVEQSGGQYHVLVIIADGQVTRSVDTENGQLSPQEQKTVEAIVQASKLPLSIVLVGVGDGPWDMMREFDDNIPSRAFDNFQFVNFTEIMSKNKAQSLKETEFALSSLMEIPQQYKATLELNLLGRRNGNIQERFPLPPPMHGGSSSYNNKPKANRVPSFKPSVPPHPTERSIPAPPATTSAFDNQLCPICLSNPKDMAFGCGHQTCCECGPDLEMCPICRAPIQTRIKLY